The nucleotide sequence GAGCTTCTTCAGGTCCGCCTTGGCCGTCTCGTGCTCTCCATGCGCGTCTCGGGTCCGAAGATAGGTGGCGGCCAGCTCCGCCCATTGGTTAGAGGTCGACATATCGACGACTTTGACGGCTTCGAGCCTTGGGCGGCGTTTCGATGTTGAACGGTGCAGGTGATTCACCCGACTGGACGCAGCGCCAGAATTTCTTCTCGGCCGTGAGCAGGAGGTGCTGATAGAGCGGGTCGGCGTGCACCTTGATCTCGACCCATTTGCCGCCGCCCGTGATGATCGAGAGAACGGACGTGCGGGCGGCAATGACCCACATGTTGTGCTGCAATTGGGCCATGTGTTTCTCAGCCGCCGCTTCCTCCGTAAAGGCCCACGGCAGCATGAACTTGGCCTCGAAGACGCTACCGGTTTGTTCGACGACGCCATCGAGCGTTGCAGCCATCCATTTGTGGACGGGATGTCGAACGCGCTTCTGAATGTCCTTGACCGTGTGACCGGAGAACCGCTGGTACCAGGCGCGATTCAACACCTCGGTCACGGTGCCGAGCTGAACGATCAGGTTGTCCGAGAGATCTTGAGATTCGACCTCACCACGCTTCTCCCGCCACAGCCGAACGAGCGCGTCCTGGTCGTCCCCCATGATGATGCGTGCGTCCGATCCGCCGATGAAATGACGTCGGTCGTTGGGATTGAACTTTATGATCTGGCTTGGCGTATCGGGGCCGTCCGCCTGGACGAAAGCCATCGGCATCTCCTGTTATCACCTGGCGAATGCAGCTCCTGGCTGCACTGCCTTGAGCCCCGCATCTGCGAGGTGAGATACCGGCGCTGCCCGCGCACCTGTTCGAATCAGTAACGCTCCAATTGCCGACGAATGCCAGTCTTATCTGCAGCAAGATTGTTGCTCTTTTGGGCGCGCCAAATGAATGTCAAGCGAACACTACCGGCCTATCCGCCTCCCTTGCGAAACGAGTTGAGAAGAGGCGCCAACTGTCCGAAAATGTCGGCGTCCGTTCGGTGCATCTGGAGTCAAAGATTCAATGCGTCCCGCCGTTTTCTTCGATCGTGATGGCGTCCTCAATGAGGAGGACGGCTACGCTTTTGATCCGAATAAAATTCGGTGGGTGGCGGGCGCCCAGCAGGCCGTCAGAGCGGTCAATGACGCGGGTTACTTCGCTTTTGTAGTGACGAACCAATCAGGGATCGCCCGAGGTCTTTACGAGGAACGCCACGTTCAAATTCTGCATGAATGGATGTCGAATGAGCTCGCCAAAATGGGCGCTCATATTGACGCCTTCGAGTTTTGCCCCCACCACCCCGACGGACGCATCGCTCAATATCGGCGCATTTGCAGCTGTCGCAAGCCGCAGCCTGGAATGATCAAAGCCCTGCTGAACCGGTATCAGGTGAGTATCGGTGAAAGCTTCCTGATTGGCGACAAACAGAGCGACCTCGATGCCGCACACGCGGCGGGCGTTACGGCGTATTTGTTCGAGGGGCCGAACCTTAAGGCATTCATCGCCCCACTCTTGCTGAATCGATCACATTGATCGTTCGCACCCAGAGCAACTCACTCAAGCGCTCGATGTGGAATGCGCTCCATTCTGCCGCAAGAATGTTGCTCATTCTGCTTCGGGGGCTTGATATCCAACGTCGGTGCGAGCGGGTGCTGACATTGCAGGACCGAGCAGGCCCAGGATGACATCAAAACGACAAATCGAAGCCAATCGTGCAAACGCGAAGAAGAGCAGCGGGCCGAGGACCGCCGCCGGGAAGGCGAGGGCGAGCAGAAACGCACGCCGACACGGATTGTCGCGATGGGTTGAAAATGCTTCCCGTTCGAACGCGCTGGCCGAGCTGATTGTGGCGGAATTGGACGGGCCGAATGGTGAGCTTGCGGCGCAACATCTTGCTCAAGCCAAGCTTCGACTATTTGACATCCAACATGCCCGATGCCGTCTGCTTGCGGCGTTGATGGAGTGTCCTGGGCCACAACAATTGAAAGATTTGGCCGGCCTGGAGCGCTACGAAAAGATTGCGCGGGCGAGACAGCGGCGTGGGCTTAAGCACCTCGATGGCGTCAAGATGTGAGGAAGAGGGCAGCAAGTTCGGCTCGGAGCGAGTAGGCCGTCGCAATCCTCAACACCTCTGTGCGATCCCCCAATCCGCGCACGCGGCCGCCGTGCGTCAGGAGGGGGAGGACATCCGCATCGAAGTGCAAGTTTCCAGGCATTTGGCGGGGGCAGGCCCGGCGGCTGAT is from Bradyrhizobium sp. ISRA430 and encodes:
- a CDS encoding HAD family hydrolase encodes the protein MRPAVFFDRDGVLNEEDGYAFDPNKIRWVAGAQQAVRAVNDAGYFAFVVTNQSGIARGLYEERHVQILHEWMSNELAKMGAHIDAFEFCPHHPDGRIAQYRRICSCRKPQPGMIKALLNRYQVSIGESFLIGDKQSDLDAAHAAGVTAYLFEGPNLKAFIAPLLLNRSH